A region from the Palaemon carinicauda isolate YSFRI2023 chromosome 9, ASM3689809v2, whole genome shotgun sequence genome encodes:
- the LOC137647012 gene encoding uncharacterized protein produces the protein MHYRRCTMEYLALTFLVFMLVLDFAESFGCFGFSVGVYYYIDGKRNGIGTELNLCLTGAGYDYDETPDNFYDDDDSVKDPNFEVTDEICSVSSSSTISRENNSKHEIRLKGNQEAEHPREEEGSQKAENQRDEQPCQTPMKRYSRRARRERKECRQTGKSYTTASGKLVSARKQSPLKQCRLKCSERFNDEDLQILFIEYWDLSSVDSRRNYLATLITPKNPLRIRLRDGGGENIRVRDVTYEYALEIQMKTHPICQKCFLRVFGETKKFLEVLQKKKKETASGVSRGDRRGTTPNPRRIKEEELSKINDHIKSFPAYESHYSRAHSSKKYLSSTLTLAKMYSLFKERYPESSVTRFTYEKRFNCHNLSFKQPKIDTCHTCDVLKMQLDITNTPEEKERLQAEKESHLLRAENAYSRKRDDTKLACKNPSFATYTFNLQQCLPTPYLQSSVAFYKRLLWTYNLTVHNNVNKKVDCFMWHETIAARGANQIASCLMNILQNLPSDVQHVIFYSDACAGQNRNSHMAAMFMHALSKFPNILTIDHKFLISGHSHMECDSDHSVIERLKKKRATAIHHPRDWYQLVRLAGRRFQVHAMTQEDFYDCAQLFKGPLVKKSKNSNNDKFNWSQCQWFRYQRPIGILLYKRSLSNEEAFEQVDMKRRGQDNPNLIDVKKEYHSSLPISKEKKKELIDLLPLVDPMFHDFYKALPDMSNVQDCDLDLEEFVE, from the coding sequence ATTATGATGAGACGCCTGATAatttctatgatgatgatgatagtgtaaAAGATCCAAATTTTGAAGTTACTGATGAAATCTGCAGTGTATCGTCTTCGTCCACAATTTCTCGTGAAAATAACAGTAAGCATGAGATTAGACTTAAAGGCAATCAAGAAGCAGAACATCCAAGAGAGGAAGAGGGCAGTCAAAAAGCTGAAAATCAAAGAGATGAACAACCTTGCCAAACTCCAATGAAAAGGTACTCTAGAAGAGCacgaagagagagaaaagagtgtcGACAGACCGGTAAATCGTATACGACTGCGTCAGGTAAATTAGTTTCCGCTAGAAAACAAAGTCCACTAAAGCAATGTAGATTGAAATGCTCCGAACGTTTCAATGATGAAGATCTGCAAATATTATTCATTGAATATTGGGATTTGAGCTCAGTAGATTCAAGAAGAAACTACCTCGCAACTCTTATTACACCAAAGAACCCATTACGTATCCGCCTAAGAGATGGAGGCGGCGAAAACATTAGAGTGCGAGATGTAACCTACGAGTATGCCTtagaaattcaaatgaaaacaCATCCTATTTGTCAAAAATGCTTTTTGAGGGTGTTTGGTGAAACCAAAAAATTCTTGGAAGtattacagaaaaagaaaaaggaaactgcCTCTGGAGTGAGCCGAGGGGATAGGAGAGGAACAACTCCAAATCCACGTCGTATTAAAGAAGAGGAACTTTCTAAAATTAATGATCATATCAAATCATTTCCAGCATACGAGAGTCATTATTCTAGGGCACACTCCTCCAAAAAGTATTTGTCATCAACACTTACATTAGCAAAAATGTATTCGTTGTTTAAAGAACGCTACCCAGAGTCCTCAGTAACACGCTTTACATATGAGAAAAGATTTAATTGTCATAACTTGAGTTTCAAACAGCCTAAAATAGACACATGTCATACCTGCGATGTGTTAAAGATGCAATTAGATATCACCAATACCCCTGAAGAGAAAGAACGTCTACAAGCCGAAAAAGAAAGTCATCTGTTAAGAGCTGAAAATGCCTATAGTCGTAAAAGAGATGATACAAAGTTAGCTTGCAAAAATCCCTCATTTGCAACATACACATTTAACTTACAACAGTGTCTCCCCACTCCATACTTACAGTCTTCTGTAGCTTTTTATAAGCGCTTGTTGTGGACATACAATCTCACTGTTCACAATAATGTCAATAAAAAAGTGGACTGTTTTATGTGGCACGAGACCATTGCTGCTAGAGGTGCCAATCAAATAGCATCTTGTCTAATGAATATCTTGCAGAATTTGCCCAGTGATGTCCAGCACGTAATTTTTTATTCTGATGCTTGCGCCGGACAGAATAGAAATTCCCATATGGCTGCTATGTTTATGCATGCATTGTCCAAATTTCCTAATATACTGACAATAGATCACAAATTTCTCATTTCCGGTCATTCACACATGGAGTGTGACTCCGACCACTCTGTCATTGAAAGACTCAAGAAAAAGAGAGCCACTGCAATCCACCATCCACGTGACTGGTACCAGCTGGTAAGATTGGCAGGAAGAAGATTTCAGGTTCATGCAATGACTCAGGAGGACTTTTATGATTGCGCACAGTTATTTAAAGGCCCTCTGGTAAAAAAATCAAAGAACAGCAATAATGACAAATTTAACTGGTCACAGTGCCAGTGGTTCAGGTATCAGCGCCCCATTGGAATTTTGTTGTATAAACGATCTCTTTCAAACGAGGAGGCGTTTGAACAAGTAGATATGAAAAGAAGAGGACAGGATAATCCAAATTTGATAGATGTCAAAAAGGAATATCATTCATCACTGCCTatcagtaaagaaaaaaagaaggaattgATTGATCTATTGCCTTTGGTTGATCCTATGTTTCACGATTTTTATAAGGCACTACCAGATATGAGTAATGTTCAGGATTGTGATCTTGACTTAGAGGAATTTGTTGAATAA